A stretch of Sphingomonas sp. G-3-2-10 DNA encodes these proteins:
- a CDS encoding carboxylesterase family protein, producing MKLLLGTALAAALVLPDPAMAQAPVVTAPAGTLRGAAVDGVNSFKGIPYALPPVGRRRWRAPVAMPAWKGERDATRFGAACIQPQARGTGIYNEVLPAMSEDCLSLNIWTPANAARAPVFVWIHGGALATGASSLSMYDGAALAKRGVIVVSINYRLGVLGYLAHPELSKESGQDVSGNYGLLDQVAALEWVKKNIGAFGGDAGNVTVAGESAGALSVMYLLASPRAKGLFAKAIAQSAYMISTPQLRTSPHGDVPAEGVGYWLMGKLGAENIAAMRGIDAEALTAAAVAAGYSPWGTVDGKILPRQLVDTFDRGEQAKVPLLTGFNSGEIRSLRILMPPVPADAATYEKAIRDRYGDLAEDFLKLYPSANLTESMLATPRDALYGWTSERMVRKQAAAGVPSYLYYFDHGYPAADSAGLHGFHASEIPYMFGTLDRTPQYWPKVPDTAAERQLSDAMVDYWTSFAKTGVPAAAGQSAWPAYGETRAYMYFAGAPRAATHLLPGMYELSEKVMCRRRAKGGIAWNWNFGVIAPVLPEAGAACR from the coding sequence ATGAAACTGCTTCTGGGTACCGCGCTGGCGGCCGCGCTCGTCCTGCCCGATCCGGCGATGGCGCAGGCGCCGGTGGTGACCGCGCCCGCTGGCACGTTGCGCGGCGCGGCGGTGGACGGGGTCAACAGCTTCAAGGGCATTCCCTACGCCCTGCCGCCGGTCGGTCGCCGCCGCTGGCGCGCGCCGGTGGCGATGCCGGCGTGGAAGGGCGAGCGCGACGCGACCCGGTTCGGCGCGGCGTGCATCCAGCCGCAGGCGCGGGGCACCGGCATCTACAATGAAGTGCTGCCCGCGATGAGCGAGGACTGCCTGTCGCTCAACATCTGGACACCGGCGAACGCGGCCAGGGCGCCGGTGTTCGTGTGGATCCACGGCGGCGCGCTCGCCACCGGGGCGAGCAGCCTGTCGATGTATGACGGCGCGGCGCTGGCGAAGCGCGGCGTGATCGTGGTATCGATCAACTACCGGCTGGGGGTGCTCGGCTATCTGGCGCATCCCGAGCTGAGCAAGGAATCGGGGCAGGATGTTTCGGGCAATTACGGCCTGCTCGATCAGGTCGCGGCGCTCGAATGGGTGAAGAAGAATATCGGCGCGTTCGGCGGCGATGCGGGCAACGTCACCGTCGCAGGCGAATCCGCGGGCGCGCTGAGCGTGATGTATCTGCTGGCGTCGCCCCGCGCGAAAGGGTTGTTTGCGAAGGCGATCGCCCAGAGCGCATACATGATCTCTACCCCGCAACTGCGAACTTCGCCGCATGGCGACGTGCCCGCCGAGGGCGTCGGCTATTGGTTGATGGGCAAGCTGGGCGCGGAGAATATCGCCGCGATGCGCGGGATCGATGCCGAAGCGCTGACCGCCGCTGCCGTTGCCGCAGGCTATTCGCCCTGGGGCACGGTCGACGGGAAGATCCTCCCGCGCCAGCTGGTCGACACGTTCGATCGCGGCGAGCAGGCGAAGGTGCCGCTGCTGACCGGGTTCAACAGCGGCGAGATCCGTTCGCTGCGCATCCTGATGCCGCCGGTGCCCGCCGATGCCGCGACCTATGAGAAGGCGATCCGCGATCGCTACGGCGATCTGGCCGAGGATTTCCTGAAGCTCTATCCGTCGGCCAACCTGACCGAGAGCATGCTGGCGACCCCGCGCGACGCGCTGTACGGCTGGACCTCCGAGCGGATGGTGCGGAAGCAGGCGGCGGCCGGGGTGCCCTCCTACCTCTATTATTTCGATCACGGCTATCCGGCGGCGGACAGCGCGGGGCTGCACGGCTTCCACGCCAGCGAGATCCCATACATGTTCGGAACGCTCGATCGCACGCCGCAATATTGGCCAAAGGTGCCCGACACGGCCGCCGAGCGGCAATTGTCCGACGCGATGGTCGATTACTGGACCTCGTTCGCGAAGACCGGCGTGCCGGCCGCGGCGGGGCAATCGGCCTGGCCTGCCTATGGCGAGACCCGCGCTTACATGTATTTCGCCGGCGCACCGCGCGCCGCGACCCACCTGCTTCCCGGGATGTACGAGTTGAGTGAAAAGGTAATGTGCCGCCGCCGTGCGAAGGGCGGCATTGCGTGGAACTGGAATTTCGGCGTGATCGCGCCGGTTCTTCCCGAAGCGGGGGCGGCGTGCCGATGA
- a CDS encoding AMP-binding protein has protein sequence MIDGAMQSFALTLDKFLEHAAKWHPEAEVVSAHEGGRTGRIGYAALMDRSRRVSSVLAGLGIVAGDRVATLAWNSQAHVEAWYAIMGMGAVCHTLNPRLTGAQLAAMTAQSQVRILVVSADLAPLAREIADRVSAITQILVIDAPQGFAETPGVRLLEPMIAEASGDVVWGEFDETAPSGLCFTSGTTGAPKGVTYTHRSSFLHTLRLLQTDVMAISGSDAVLVVVPMFHANAWGLPFAVPSVGGKLVLPGRLADGASLARLIEAEKVTVAVGVPTVWLGLVEHLETTGGQVPSLQRIIMGGAPLPPALMTRIETRLGVKIQTSWGMTELSPSGTVSAPGDPSRSALSGRPAIGVDLLLTDAEGVALPEQRDVEGHLRVRGAAVIDRYFGHDETALDADGWFGTGDLARIDRQGNLSITGRAKDLIKSGGEWINPAEIEAVVGAIPEVSLAAVIGRSDPKWGERPILLVETRGEEVISDEALLAPLQARFAPWWIPDAVYRLSNMPLASTGKIDKMRLRSEYSNG, from the coding sequence ATGATCGACGGTGCGATGCAGTCGTTCGCACTGACGCTCGACAAGTTCCTCGAACATGCCGCGAAATGGCATCCCGAAGCCGAAGTCGTTTCCGCGCACGAAGGCGGGCGGACCGGGCGGATCGGCTATGCCGCGCTGATGGACCGCAGCCGGCGAGTGTCGTCGGTGCTGGCCGGGCTGGGCATTGTTGCGGGCGACCGGGTGGCGACGCTGGCGTGGAACAGTCAGGCGCATGTCGAGGCGTGGTATGCGATCATGGGCATGGGCGCGGTGTGCCACACGCTCAACCCGCGGCTGACCGGGGCGCAACTGGCGGCGATGACGGCGCAGTCGCAGGTGCGCATTCTGGTGGTCAGCGCCGATCTTGCCCCGCTCGCACGCGAGATCGCCGATCGGGTGTCGGCCATCACGCAGATATTGGTTATCGACGCGCCGCAGGGCTTTGCCGAAACGCCCGGCGTCCGCCTGCTCGAGCCGATGATCGCCGAGGCGAGCGGCGATGTGGTGTGGGGCGAGTTCGACGAGACGGCGCCGTCGGGGTTGTGCTTCACCTCGGGCACGACCGGCGCGCCGAAGGGGGTGACCTATACCCATCGGTCGAGTTTCCTCCACACGCTGCGGCTGTTGCAGACCGATGTGATGGCGATCTCGGGCAGCGACGCGGTGCTGGTCGTGGTGCCGATGTTCCACGCCAATGCCTGGGGCCTGCCGTTTGCGGTGCCTTCGGTGGGGGGCAAGCTGGTGCTGCCCGGGCGGCTGGCGGATGGCGCGAGCCTCGCGCGGCTGATCGAAGCCGAGAAAGTGACCGTCGCGGTGGGCGTGCCCACGGTGTGGCTGGGGCTGGTCGAGCATCTCGAGACGACCGGCGGTCAGGTGCCGTCGCTCCAGCGGATCATCATGGGCGGCGCGCCATTGCCGCCCGCGCTGATGACGCGGATCGAGACGCGGCTTGGCGTGAAGATCCAGACGAGCTGGGGCATGACCGAGCTGTCGCCCTCGGGCACGGTTTCGGCGCCGGGCGATCCTTCGCGATCGGCGCTGTCCGGGCGTCCGGCGATCGGGGTGGACCTGTTGCTGACCGATGCGGAAGGCGTGGCGCTGCCCGAGCAGCGCGATGTGGAGGGGCATTTGCGGGTGCGCGGGGCGGCGGTGATCGATCGCTATTTCGGGCATGACGAAACCGCGCTCGACGCCGATGGCTGGTTCGGCACGGGCGACCTCGCGCGGATCGACCGGCAGGGGAATCTTAGCATCACCGGCCGGGCGAAGGACCTGATCAAGTCGGGCGGCGAGTGGATCAATCCGGCCGAGATCGAAGCCGTGGTGGGCGCCATTCCCGAAGTGTCGCTGGCGGCGGTGATCGGCCGATCCGATCCCAAATGGGGCGAGCGGCCGATCCTGCTCGTGGAGACCCGCGGCGAAGAGGTGATCAGCGACGAGGCGCTGCTGGCCCCGCTTCAGGCGCGGTTCGCGCCGTGGTGGATCCCCGATGCGGTCTATCGCCTCTCCAACATGCCTCTGGCGTCGACGGGCAAGATCGACAAGATGCGCTTGCGATCCGAATACAGCAACGGCTGA
- a CDS encoding TetR/AcrR family transcriptional regulator, whose product MADVKPRRSSKKAEQRAEMMEQILDAAEYLFSKHGLYGVTLKDVAKRVGVHHTLLNYYFEDKKKLFDAVFARRAVVTSERRMRALDDYDAATGGKPSVEGALRAFLDTDLDLYIEGGEGWKNYAALGAQVANAPEWGAELMDEHFDPVVLRLIDLLKRALPDCSEADIFWGYHFVTGALMLTLARTGRIDKLSGGLCRSDDFVAVKDRMASFMAAGFLAVCARGNSGNETP is encoded by the coding sequence ATGGCAGACGTGAAACCCCGCCGCAGCTCGAAAAAGGCCGAGCAGCGCGCCGAGATGATGGAACAGATTCTCGACGCAGCCGAGTATCTGTTCTCGAAGCATGGGCTGTACGGCGTCACCCTGAAGGACGTGGCCAAGCGAGTGGGCGTGCACCACACGCTGCTCAACTATTATTTCGAGGACAAGAAGAAGCTGTTCGACGCGGTGTTCGCGAGGCGGGCGGTGGTGACCAGCGAGCGGCGGATGCGAGCGCTGGACGATTATGACGCCGCGACCGGCGGCAAGCCCAGCGTGGAAGGCGCGCTGCGGGCGTTCCTCGATACCGACCTCGATTTGTATATCGAGGGCGGCGAGGGCTGGAAGAATTACGCCGCGCTGGGCGCGCAGGTGGCCAACGCGCCCGAATGGGGCGCCGAGTTGATGGACGAGCATTTCGATCCGGTCGTGCTGCGGCTCATCGACCTGCTGAAAAGGGCATTGCCCGATTGCAGCGAGGCCGATATTTTCTGGGGATATCATTTCGTTACGGGCGCGCTGATGCTCACGCTGGCGCGGACGGGGCGGATCGACAAGCTGTCGGGCGGGCTGTGCCGGTCGGACGATTTCGTAGCGGTGAAGGACCGGATGGCGTCGTTCATGGCGGCGGGGTTTCTGGCCGTGTGTGCCCGGGGGAACAGCGGGAACGAGACGCCGTAG
- a CDS encoding SDR family NAD(P)-dependent oxidoreductase: MPFKTVEAGAAGQPLAGRVAIVTGAGGGLGRAHALFLARQGARIVVNDLGQEAADQVAAEIVAAGGEAFGFAASVTDEQAVAAMIVETVSRFGRVDILICNAGILRDKSFAKMSLDDFRLVVDVHLMGAAVCAKAVWDVMREQKYGRIVMTTSSSGLYGNFGQANYGAAKMALVGLMQTLAIEGEKYGIRVNCLAPTAATGMTEGVLSGDSLELLNPSLVSPGLLALVSEDAPTRAILCAGAGHFATANVTLTQGCYLGAGDQAGEALVREWDAVADRVGEIVPGYGFTQAERELASAGFEAPVMAQS; this comes from the coding sequence ATGCCGTTTAAGACTGTCGAAGCCGGCGCGGCCGGCCAGCCGCTGGCCGGGCGGGTCGCGATCGTGACCGGAGCCGGAGGCGGGCTGGGCCGTGCCCATGCGCTGTTCCTGGCGCGGCAGGGCGCGCGGATCGTGGTCAACGATCTGGGGCAGGAAGCCGCGGACCAGGTCGCGGCGGAGATCGTCGCGGCGGGCGGCGAAGCGTTCGGTTTCGCGGCTTCGGTGACCGACGAACAGGCAGTTGCAGCCATGATAGTTGAGACTGTGTCGCGGTTCGGCCGGGTCGACATCCTGATCTGCAACGCGGGCATCCTGCGCGACAAGAGCTTCGCCAAGATGAGCCTCGACGATTTCCGCCTCGTGGTGGACGTGCATCTGATGGGTGCCGCGGTGTGCGCCAAGGCAGTTTGGGACGTGATGCGCGAGCAGAAATACGGCCGCATCGTAATGACAACTTCGTCGTCCGGATTGTACGGGAACTTCGGCCAGGCGAATTACGGCGCGGCGAAAATGGCGCTGGTCGGGCTAATGCAGACGCTGGCGATCGAGGGCGAGAAATACGGCATCCGCGTCAATTGCCTCGCGCCGACCGCCGCGACCGGGATGACCGAAGGCGTATTGTCGGGCGACAGCCTCGAACTGCTGAACCCGTCACTGGTGAGTCCGGGTTTGCTGGCGCTGGTGAGCGAGGATGCGCCGACGCGCGCGATCCTGTGCGCCGGGGCCGGTCACTTCGCGACGGCGAACGTGACCCTGACCCAGGGCTGCTATCTGGGCGCGGGAGATCAGGCCGGCGAGGCGCTGGTGCGCGAGTGGGACGCTGTGGCGGATCGGGTCGGGGAGATCGTGCCGGGGTACGGGTTCACGCAAGCCGAGCGCGAACTGGCGAGCGCGGGGTTTGAAGCGCCGGTGATGGCGCAGAGCTGA